The DNA segment CGGATATTAAAAGGTTTGCCAATCGTCCATTCGTTACTAACTTGCTGTGTAATTTTGCGGATAGTTTCACCGTAAGCCCGCATCCTTTCGCCATGAAACGGTGGTGTTAATAATTGCCGTTGGCGCTGGTGGCGATCGCCATCTAATATAATTACAGAATTCTCCCCTAGCAAAAATCCTAAACCCCCGCCTCCTCCACCGGATTTAAAACAGCTAGGATGAGCCGAAAAAATCTGTTCTAGTGCTTGAGGATGGCTAAAATATACAATATGCTTATCCCCTCGATTCCAGATGGTGAAGTTGTCACCATAAACCTTGGCAAAATCTTCTACATATTTCACCGGCTGAGTGATAAATTTAACCATCCGCAGATAGCGCGGTAATTTGGGACCATCAGGTAAATTGTAAGTTGCAGTCATAGGAGTTTGTTTGAGGTAACGGCTGATGATGTTAATTTTTACGAGTTTTTCTGTCATCGGAGGCTACACAAAGCGGTATATTTAACTAAGGCAGCCTCGGAAGTAAGCAGTGCCAAAAATCATCCTTATCCTCAACGGTAGGGGAGGAATCGGAAAAACGACTATGGCAGTTAATTTAGCTGCACAATTTGGGCAAAAAAACAAGTTTATTCTTATTGATGCAGATATTCAAGCTTCTGCCAGTTTATGGGCGGGGCGAAATTATAACTAGAGGATGTCGCTATTACTCAATGGCGACCAAACAATGCACCGCAGGCGGAGTTAGTCTAACGCTGCGTGGCTGAGGAATTACAGCGTGATTGGAGAAAATAATGGTTAAGCAACATCTATCTGATTTCCTACAAGAAGAAGCACAAAAATTGATCCCACTAGAAAATCAATCTGTTATTGAAGTTAAAGCTGAGAAAGTTACCGAAGATAATGCTTTAACAGCAGATAAATTACCTACGCTGACACATAAACAGATTCCTCTCAAGGATACTATGTCTACTAATAATAATTTAGAATCCACTGTCCAAGAATTAAAACAAAGTCTTGAACAATCTCAAGATAAAGAGAAAAGTCTTCAAAAGCAAATTGTCGATTTACAATCAGTTTTGTATGAAAAGCAAGTATTAATAGAACGGCTGACCAAAGAACTGCACGAAGCTAAACAAGACGCGTTACACCTTGCAGAAGCTAATTCTCAACTGATCGAAGAAAGTAAATATCCCATCCCAGTCAAAGAGAATAAGCCCGCAATTCCAGCAAAATCAAACAACTCTGCCATTCAAGTAAAGGAAAAATATAACCCAGTGGGCTATAAAAAATCACATCAAGTTCCTGAATATCTGCTAGAACGTCAGAAAGAAGATGATGATTTTGCCGCTAATACTTGGTTATATGACTAATTCGTAATTAATTACGAAATTCTAAAATGTTTTGGGCGGTGATTTGTGGCTGTTCTAAGTGTGGGACATGACCAGCGTCTTTTATCCAAGTAAGTTTACTATGGGGAATTGCTTGTTGAAATTTTTTGGCATCAACCGTACCTAAAATTTTATCGGTGTCACCCCATAAAATCAGTGTTGGTTGGACAATTTCTGAAAGCTGCTTTGCTTTAAAAGCACTGTAACCTCCGCTTTTGGTGAAAGCTATTAATGCTTGTGTCCAATCGGGCATTTCTAAGTGTAATGCACCACATAATTGAGCATCAATTGACGCGAGAAGCTGATTTTTGTACGCAGTGCGGGAAATGCGATCGCGTATTTTAGGATTCCGTAAAAAGTTAGCTGCAAAAGCATCCAAAGGGGGAAACATCAATTTAGTTAATGGTGAACCCCCTTTTAATCCAGCGCTGTCAATTAACACCAGTTTTTCTACAACTTCTGGGTAAGTCAGGGTGAAATCAATGGCTGCTGCACCCCCCATCGACGCACCCACCAAAATCACTGGTTGCTGAATTAAGGTTTTCCAGAAATGATACAGATGGGTTTTGATGGCTAAGGGGCTAAATGGTAAACCAGCTATTCTGTCTGTAAACCCAAAGCCTAACAAATCCACTGCCCAAGTTTGATTATCCCCTGCGAGCAGTGGCAACAGGCGACGAAATTCTAACACGGAACTGTCGAAGCCGTGAATTAATAAAATCGGCGTACCACCACTACCTTGCTGCACATAAGTAGTGTTAATTGGTTGGTTAATTAAAGGGGTAGCGATCGCCTGACTTTGAATACTTTTAGCCAAGGCGATGGAGGTAGGTTCTGTCAGTTGCCCAACTGAGGTCGGTAAAAAACTAGGAAACATAATTTTTAAGTTTACAGCAGAAGCTAAGAGAAAATTTTCCCAAATGTCAAAATTGGTACGAAAGCCTCGTACAATTGATATCACTTCATTTTTCAACTCAGGAGCTAATGCCATGCCAATGGCGGTTGGCGTAATTGAAACCTTGGGCTTTCCTGCTGTGCTAGCAGCAGCGGACGCAATGGTTAAATCTGCCGCAGTCACAATTGTGTATTATGGTCAAGCTGAAAGCGCTCGGATGTTAGTCGCTGTTCGGGGACGTGTTTCGGAAGTTAACAGGGCCGTAGAAGCAGGAATATTCGCCGGAGAACAAACTTTTGGTGGTCAAGTAATTACCCACTACATTGTTCCTAACCCCCCAGAAAACGTAGAGACCATTTTACCAATCCACTTCACCGAAGTATCTGAACCGTTCCGTATGTAATAGGCAAACTCGTGATCTAATATCTTGCACCATTTTCCATAAGCATAGGGTGAATAGTACCCACGCTATAAAAATTGTCATCAAATCCGTGATCCAAGATGCGATCGCCCCAGAAGAGCGATTACCAGCCCGCAAGTGATTAGACTTCCCCACGTTGCTGTGGACAGTACATTTCTTGCCCCACATACATTTATTCATAAAGGAGATTACTAATGTCATTACAGGCCGTTGGCGCACTTGAAACAAAGGGTTTTCCTGCTGTACTAGCAGCAGCTGATGCGATGGTGAAAGCTGGTCGCATTACCCTTGTTGGTTATATCCGAGTCGGTAGCGCTCGTTTTACCATCAATATTCGCGGGGACGTTTCTGAAGTCAAAACAGCTATGGCAGCTGGTATTGAAGCCGCAGAAAATGTTCATGGCGGTACTCTCGAATCCTGGGTGATTATTGCTCGTCCCCACGAAAACGTGGAAGCGGTTCTGCCTATAGGCTATACAGATGCAGTCCAACAGTATCGGGATTCTGTAGAAAACCCCATTGTGCGCTCATCTAATAGGTTATAAAGTTAAATTCGTCAGTTATTTAGTCAAA comes from the Nodularia sp. NIES-3585 genome and includes:
- a CDS encoding alpha/beta fold hydrolase, translated to MFPSFLPTSVGQLTEPTSIALAKSIQSQAIATPLINQPINTTYVQQGSGGTPILLIHGFDSSVLEFRRLLPLLAGDNQTWAVDLLGFGFTDRIAGLPFSPLAIKTHLYHFWKTLIQQPVILVGASMGGAAAIDFTLTYPEVVEKLVLIDSAGLKGGSPLTKLMFPPLDAFAANFLRNPKIRDRISRTAYKNQLLASIDAQLCGALHLEMPDWTQALIAFTKSGGYSAFKAKQLSEIVQPTLILWGDTDKILGTVDAKKFQQAIPHSKLTWIKDAGHVPHLEQPQITAQNILEFRN
- a CDS encoding carbon dioxide-concentrating mechanism protein CcmK codes for the protein MPMAVGVIETLGFPAVLAAADAMVKSAAVTIVYYGQAESARMLVAVRGRVSEVNRAVEAGIFAGEQTFGGQVITHYIVPNPPENVETILPIHFTEVSEPFRM
- a CDS encoding carbon dioxide-concentrating mechanism protein CcmK; the encoded protein is MSLQAVGALETKGFPAVLAAADAMVKAGRITLVGYIRVGSARFTINIRGDVSEVKTAMAAGIEAAENVHGGTLESWVIIARPHENVEAVLPIGYTDAVQQYRDSVENPIVRSSNRL